The following proteins come from a genomic window of Megalobrama amblycephala isolate DHTTF-2021 linkage group LG1, ASM1881202v1, whole genome shotgun sequence:
- the LOC125280229 gene encoding gastrula zinc finger protein XlCGF57.1-like: MKHTEDTEEQRDPMEESEESEELSEVEEEHHDKPGEKPLSRSKTKKTFLKKRKARKSFTCSQCGKSVTTKQSLKVHMRIHTGDKPYACDQCGKSFRQKPNLRQHMKIHTGEKPFTCDQCGTSFASKVYLKEHMTIHTGEKPFTCDQCGKSFPYKQSLKAHLRLHTGEKLFTCDQCGKRFTQKIHLKVHMRIHTGEKPHGCDQCGKSFTCSTHLKNHMRIHTGEKPFMCDQCEKSFSNKESLDRHLRVHTGERPFTCDQCGKSFVDSSKHKRHMKIHTGEKPYACDQCGFSFTEKTKLKIHMRIHTGERPFACDKCGKSFKDLGWLKSHMRIHTGEKPFMCEQCEKRFSNKQNLKLHMRIHTGEKPFTCDQCGKSFKDKPSLERHMRVHTGEKPYMCVQCEKRFTHRQNLDVHMRIHTGEKPFTCDHCGKTFIVSSALKKHLTVHTKEKPHSCSVCGKSFSLLQSLQEHQNIHTGVKAYMCFECGKTFTQASALRQHKKIHTGEKPYKCSHCDKKFSCSANLKAHERIHTGEKPFKCSHCDKSFSVSSSLKIHEMIHTGEKPYKCSHCDKRFSQSSSLKIHEMIHTGEKPYKCSHCDKRFSRSEHLKTHEMIHSREKPHTCDQCGKSFSCKSQLKLHMKIHTRST, encoded by the coding sequence ACCCGATGGAAGAGAgtgaggagagtgaagaactgagtgaagtggaggaggaacatcatgacaaacctggagaaaaacctttgagtcgctcaaagactaaaaagacatttttaaagaaaagaaaagcaagGAAATCTTTcacctgctctcagtgtggaaagagtgtGACAACCAAACAAAGTCTTAAggttcacatgaggatccacaccggagaTAAGCCGTAtgcatgtgatcagtgtgggaagagtttcaggcAAAAACCAAATCTTAGGCaacacatgaagatccacactggagagaagccattcacatgtgatcaatgtgggacaAGCTTCGCATCAAAAGTATATCTTAAGGAACACATGacgatccacactggagagaagccgttcacatgtgatcagtgcgggAAGAGTTTCCCATACAAACAGAGTCTTAAGGCTCATTTGAGacttcatactggagagaagctgttcacatgtgatcagtgtgggaagagatTCACGCAAAAAATACACCTTAAggttcacatgaggatccacactggagagaagccgcatggatgtgatcaatgtgggaagagtttcacgtGTTCAACACACCTTAAAaatcacatgaggatccacaccggagagaagccgttcatgtgtgatcagtgtgaaaaAAGTTTCTCAAACAAAGAAAGTCTTGATCGTCACCTGAGGGTCCATACTGGAGAGaggccgttcacatgtgatcaatgtgggaagagttttgtggattcttcaaaacataaaagacacatgaaaatccacaccggagagaaacCGTAcgcatgtgatcaatgtgggtttagtttcacagaaaaaacaaaactcaagatacacatgaggatccacactggagaaaggcCATTTGCATGCGAtaaatgtgggaagagtttcaagGATTTAGGATGGCTTAAGAGTCACATGagaatccacactggagaaaagcctttcatGTGTGAACAGTGTGAAAAGAGattctcaaacaaacaaaatcttaagcttcacatgaggatccacactggagagaaaccgttcacatgtgatcagtgtgggaagagcttcaaAGATAAACCAAGTCTTGAGcgtcacatgagagttcacaccggagagaagccatacatgtgtgttcagtgtgaaaagagattCACTCACAGACAAAATCTTGAtgttcacatgaggatccacaccggagagaagccgttcacatgtgatcactgcggcaaaacatttattgtgtcaTCAGCCCTGAAGAAACACCTGACAGTTCATacgaaggagaagccacattcatgttctgtgtgtggaaagagtttttcactgctgCAAAGTTTACAGGAACATCAGAATATACACACTGGTGTAAAAGCTtatatgtgctttgagtgtgggaagacttttactcaagcaAGTGCTTTAAGGCAGCATAAGaagattcacactggagaaaaaccttacaagtgttcacactgtgacaagaaaTTCAGTTGTTCAGCAAATCTAAAagcacatgagaggatccacactggagaaaaacctttcaagtgttcacactgtgacaagagtttTAGTGtttcatcatctctgaaaataCATGAgatgattcacactggagaaaaaccttacaagtgttcacactgtgacaagagattcagtcagtcatcatctctgaaaatacatgagatgatccacactggagaaaaaccttacaagtgttcacactgtgacaagagattcagtcggtcagaacatctgaaaacacatgagatgatccacagcagagagaagccgcacacgtgtgatcagtgtgggaagagtttctcTTGTAAAAGTCAATTGAAGCTTCACATGAAGATCCATACAAGATCTACATGA